The nucleotide sequence GTCATAACTGTATGAATAGAAATGACTTATCTGTGAGGCAATAGATGAAGACCGTCACCCCGTGCGGAATTTTTTGCCTGAATCGGTAAAAAAAACCGCACAGGGAAGAAGATTTAAGAATCAATTGGTTCTCTGCTCAGCTTTTCGCTACATCGCCCACCAAATCATTGAGCCCCAAACGACCTAGCGTTTCGCGAGTGGGAATACCATTTTCGTCCCAGCCGCGGAGGATATAGTACTCATCTTTCATCGCTTCGAGTTCCTCGGGTGGGCAGTACATGCCTTTATGGGGGCCGTCTGGAATGGGCTCATGCATAACTCGGTGGGGAAGTGTGTCTCCGGAGCGGTCGGCTCCCTCTCGAACCTGGAAAGCACGCTCGAGGTTGCAAATGCGCTCTCCTGTAAGCTCAAGTTCGTCGGCTGTTGTGTCCCAGCCCGTCACAAGATTGAGCAAGGTAGCGTATTTATCATTGATCATCGCCCCGTAGCCGCGTTCTGCTGTGAAGCGGCACTGCGTTAGCGAATCTCCGAGGGCGGTGAAATTCTGCGTGCGGAAAGCGAATTCGGCCTTGCCCTCGGTCGTTGTGTTGTCGTGGTCTGCTGCATACTGAAGCGTGGGGCGGGTGTCGTGGTGACTTCCGCCGCGTGTTCCGGTGGCATAGCCAATTGACATGCCTTTTAGGGCTCGGGCGCTGTGGGCTGGAAGCTCAAGGCCTTTGGTGGCATAGAGGAGGTTAGGCGCATCCCCACCGATTTCCTCGGCTAGGCGCTGGCCGCCTTCTGCGAGTTTCGCACCGAAACCACGCCTGAGCGCTATGTCTTCAAGAAGTTCGAGCATGGTGTCCGGGTCGCCCCAAGCGAGCTCTTTGCCGGTCTCCTCCTTAGTGATAAGGCCGCGCTCGTAGCACTCATATGCAAGCGATAGAGTGACGCCGGCCGAAATGGTGTCCATGCCGAGTTCGTCGCAAAGCTGGTTGCCCCGGTGAAGCGCTCCGGGGTCGCTGATACCAAGCATTGTGCCGAGCGAGAAAATCGATTCGTACTCGGGCATTTTCCACTTGTTGCCGTCCCATTTTCCGCCCTTAATTAAATAGTCCTTCCCGCAGGCCACAGGGCACTTGAGGCATGTGGTGTCTTTGTCGAGATAGTTCTCAAGCATCACCTCGCCGCTAATGGGCTCGCAGTTGTCGAATATTTCCTGCTTGAGGTTGTAGCTGCCAAGCGCGCCCATTTTGTTGATCATGTTCACCAGAATCGGTGTGCCATATTTGTGGAGGGCCGCTGTGCCGGTGCGGACCTCCTCGGCGGTTTCGTTGACGTAACTGCGAAGCGCCTTGGCGTCGGGAACCGATGTCTTTACCTTGCCCTTGAGGGCAATGGCCTTGACGTTTTTACTACCCATGACGGCTGCCATGCCCCCGCGTCCGGCTATGCCGTCCCGGCTCTTGCGCCAGGTGTGGGCAGGGGAGGCGAAGCGAACCATATTCTCGCCTGCTGGTCCGATGGCAAGAACATCGGCTCCGTCCTCGCGCTCTGAGATGGTATCGCAGGCCTCGCTGATCCATTTTCCTTTAAGATCCGAGGCATCGCAGAATTCAACGCCATCCTCGGTGATGGACAGATAAATGAGAGAGTCTGCCTTGCCGTGTAAGATGAGTGCGTCGTGGCCCGTGCGCTTTAGGGTGATGGGCCATGCGCCTCCGAACGTGGAGTCGAAGAAATAACCTGTTAGCGGGCTTTTCGAACCGATGCAGGCGCGGCTTGCGCTCGGCACTGCGGTGTCTGTAAAGGGCCCGACGGCAAAACAAATAACGTTTTCGGGGGAAAGGGGGTCGGTTCCTGGCTGCACCATTTCCCAAATTGTTTTGGCGGCGAATCCGTTACCACCTAAATAATTGCGGGCGAATTCATCGCCAAATTCCTCGACACGGCTTTGCCTGGTACTCAAATCGACGTGCAGGATTTTTCCCTGATACCCAAACATGGAATTCCCTCATTGATAATGGTGATTGAAATGTACTATTTGTGACTTTCTAAAAATATTCTAGCTTATTCCCACAGGTTTAGGGAGTGCCTTAGCCCTTACTATTTAGGAAATTCGAGGCTTCTAAATCCCTCGGCATACTCGTAGCCCTTCTCCTTACCCGTCAATCCTGCCCATTCTTTCAATCGGGGGGTAATTTCGTTGATGTCGGGTATCTGACTCTTATGGCAGGCTAAGGCTTTTGTCTTGAGATCGAAGGTCTCGGTTATGTCGAACCAAGTGTTCATCTTCTCGCGGCTTCCGAAGA is from Nitrospinaceae bacterium and encodes:
- a CDS encoding aldehyde ferredoxin oxidoreductase family protein, with amino-acid sequence MFGYQGKILHVDLSTRQSRVEEFGDEFARNYLGGNGFAAKTIWEMVQPGTDPLSPENVICFAVGPFTDTAVPSASRACIGSKSPLTGYFFDSTFGGAWPITLKRTGHDALILHGKADSLIYLSITEDGVEFCDASDLKGKWISEACDTISEREDGADVLAIGPAGENMVRFASPAHTWRKSRDGIAGRGGMAAVMGSKNVKAIALKGKVKTSVPDAKALRSYVNETAEEVRTGTAALHKYGTPILVNMINKMGALGSYNLKQEIFDNCEPISGEVMLENYLDKDTTCLKCPVACGKDYLIKGGKWDGNKWKMPEYESIFSLGTMLGISDPGALHRGNQLCDELGMDTISAGVTLSLAYECYERGLITKEETGKELAWGDPDTMLELLEDIALRRGFGAKLAEGGQRLAEEIGGDAPNLLYATKGLELPAHSARALKGMSIGYATGTRGGSHHDTRPTLQYAADHDNTTTEGKAEFAFRTQNFTALGDSLTQCRFTAERGYGAMINDKYATLLNLVTGWDTTADELELTGERICNLERAFQVREGADRSGDTLPHRVMHEPIPDGPHKGMYCPPEELEAMKDEYYILRGWDENGIPTRETLGRLGLNDLVGDVAKS